One region of Lathamus discolor isolate bLatDis1 chromosome 2, bLatDis1.hap1, whole genome shotgun sequence genomic DNA includes:
- the IRX1 gene encoding iroquois-class homeodomain protein IRX-1 — translation MSFPQLGYPQYLSASQAVYGSDRPGVLAAAAAAAAAAAAASGRPAGADLGSGSAAVTSVLGMYASPYSAPNYSAFLPYTADLGLFSQMGSQYELKDNPGVHPATFAAHTAPGYYPYGQFQYGDPGRPKNATRESTSTLKAWLNEHRKNPYPTKGEKIMLAIITKMTLTQVSTWFANARRRLKKENKVTWGSRSKDQEDANLFGSDNEGDPEKNEDDEEIDLESIDIDKIDENDGEQSNEEEEEKPDLLRQSSEEEHLEKGKDLALSGSEGLKPKDALAMVKEASDNSTRIISPGGQNNLQMPPHSKPKIWSLAETATSPDGALKSSPPPPAPPQVNHTSQQIQHPAFLPSHGLYTCQIGKFHNWTNGAFLTQSSLLNVRSFLGVNHHHAAHHNHHLQAQQQSSVLTATLGALSSEKPSERTSPKHIERENVPRTESPPQPLKSPFQPVRDNSLAQQEGTPRILTALPSA, via the exons ATGTCCTTCCCCCAGCTGGGCTACCCGCAGTATCTCAGCGCCAGCCAGGCGGTGTACGGGAGCGACCGGCCCGGGGTGCTGGCCGCCGCcgcagcagccgccgccgccgccgccgccgcctcggGCCGGCCCGCGGGCGCCGATCTGGGCAGCGGCTCTGCCGCTGTCACCTCGGTGCTGGGTATGTACGCCAGCCCCTACAGCGCCCCCAACTACAGCGCCTTCCTGCCCTACACCGCCGACCTCGGCCTCTTCTCCCAAATG GGCTCCCAGTACGAGTTGAAAGATAATCCGGGTGTACACCCTGCTACCTTTGCTGCTCACACTGCCCCCGGCTATTATCCCTACGGACAGTTTCAGTACGGCGACCCGGGGCGGCCCAAAAACGCCACCCGGGAAagcaccagcaccctcaagGCCTGGCTCAACGAGCACCGTAAGAACCCCTACCCCACCAAGGGCGAGAAGATCATGCTGGCCATCATCACGAAGATGACCCTCACCCAGGTCTCCACCTGGTTTGCCAACGCCCGTCGACGGCTCAAGAAGGAGAACAAGGTGACCTGGGGCTCCAGGAGTAAGGACCAAGAAGATGCAAACCTCTTCGGGAGTGACAATGAGGGGGACCCCGAGAAGAACGAAGACGACGAGGAAATCGACCTGGAGAGCATAGATATAGATAAAATCGACGAGAACGATGGGGAGCAGAGCAacgaggaagaggaggagaagcccGATCTCCTGAGACAAAGCAGTGAAGAGGAGCACTTGGAAAAGGGGAAGGATTTGGCACTGTCGGGGTCTGAAGGGCTGAAACCCAAAGACGCACTGGCTATGGTGAAGGAGGCCTCTGACAACAGCACTCGAATCATCAGTCCCGGGGGACAGAACAATTTACAGATGCCACCTCACAGCAAACCCAAGATTTGGTCTTTGGCAGAGACAGCAACCAGTCCTGATGGGGCCCTGAAGTCTTCTCCCCCACCGCCCGCTCCTCCCCAGGTTAACCACACTTCTCAACAGATCCAGCACCCCGCTTTTCTCCCCAGCCATGGACTCTACACATGCCAGATTGGTAAATTTCACAACTGGACAAATGGGGCTTTCCTCACTCAGAGTTCCCTGCTCAATGTGAGGTCCTTTTTGGGAGTAAATCACCACCATGCTGCTCATCACAATCACCACCTCCAGGCCCAGCAACAATCTTCTGTTTTAACAGCAACCTTGGGAGCCCTAAGCAGTGAAAAACCTTCAGAGAGGACCAGTCCCAAACACATAG aaagagaaaatgtacCAAGAACTGAATCCCCACCTCAGCCGCTAAAATCGCCCTTCCAGCCTGTCCGTGACAA CTCTTTGGCTCAGCAAGAGGGAACACCGAGAATTTTAACAGCTCTCCCTTCAGCTTGA